In one Brevibacterium sp. CBA3109 genomic region, the following are encoded:
- a CDS encoding class I SAM-dependent methyltransferase → MSEETNDDAGLSPIGLQDSPREAATRTSYDAIAETYTGWIADELTAKPHDRAVLGAFSELVLATGDSQTLEIGCGPGRITAFLAALGLTPTGLDLSPAMIALATRHYPAFDFATGTMTALPYGDDSFSGLLAWYSIIHVPDESLHTVFAEAARVLRPGGLFQLAFQLGDRVDHQSEAAGFDVDLDFHRRSIDQVLTVLAEHGFAPVTRLEREPDQAGQFPETTRQGYLLARLDPTAATPLNRATPEQ, encoded by the coding sequence ATGAGCGAAGAGACGAACGACGACGCAGGCCTCTCCCCTATCGGCCTGCAGGATTCACCCCGTGAGGCGGCCACTCGGACCTCCTACGATGCGATCGCCGAGACCTATACGGGCTGGATTGCAGACGAGCTCACGGCCAAGCCACACGATCGAGCCGTCCTCGGTGCCTTTTCGGAGCTCGTACTCGCCACAGGGGATTCCCAGACGCTTGAAATCGGGTGCGGCCCAGGTCGGATCACTGCATTCCTTGCCGCTTTGGGTCTGACTCCGACGGGCCTCGACCTTTCCCCCGCCATGATCGCCCTAGCAACGCGCCACTATCCCGCCTTCGACTTCGCCACCGGCACCATGACCGCACTGCCGTATGGCGACGACAGCTTCTCCGGGCTCCTGGCATGGTATTCCATCATCCACGTTCCCGATGAGTCCCTGCACACCGTCTTCGCCGAGGCGGCACGAGTGCTGCGGCCGGGAGGCCTGTTCCAACTGGCCTTCCAGCTCGGCGACCGAGTCGACCATCAGTCCGAGGCAGCCGGGTTCGACGTCGATCTCGACTTCCACCGCCGCTCGATCGATCAGGTTCTCACAGTTCTCGCTGAACACGGTTTTGCTCCCGTGACCCGGCTCGAGCGGGAGCCGGACCAGGCAGGCCAGTTCCCAGAGACGACGCGACAGGGCTATCTGCTCGCCCGCCTCGACCCCACCGCGGCCACTCCCTTGAATCGGGCAACGCCCGAACAGTGA
- a CDS encoding DNA polymerase Y family protein produces the protein MSADAATEPTTVRSGPAGGDSVPVEESIDDRRTLVLTVPDWSAVAAATEHDLSPRTPVAVLSGGKVIAANAPARAAGIALGNNKRAVGYRCPEAHVMAWDEDADNRHFSAGVGALEELVARFTLLAPGTLAIPLDSLKHGYADEPTAVEALISALVSVTGWEFFPGIADTVFAAVLAAGQARRVEPGQTEEFLAAQPISTLEYAGAGATELIDTFTQLGLRTLGDLAEIDARNVNSRFGALGKRAHDLATGTEWTPLNDHVREERLNVELGLDTPTTRSDTLGFLTRQLAAELLTTVRRRGLVCTQITIELIAVSGQSSKRTWRIEDMNENTIADRLRWQAEGWLAGAARKGPGSSSKSGPAPQSGPARSRKHTASARRDRETPVPDDPGPDPEDFSEEGIIAVGLVAAELTTPIGATKSLFDENTGQVTHTLERLQGLFGPDSVLVPGLQGGWDPAETNLWTPWQQAPSPVRSSGAPWPGALHAPRPTTVEHLPVDVLAAGGLPVEARPAGLESTPCEIRFPTGATEAIVDHSGSWPVESGWWDPAKAIYRTRLQVVTVSGQALLLSKENGQWHITGRYR, from the coding sequence GTGTCAGCTGACGCCGCTACTGAGCCCACAACTGTGCGCAGCGGCCCCGCAGGTGGGGACAGTGTCCCTGTCGAAGAGAGCATCGATGACCGTCGCACGCTGGTTCTGACCGTTCCCGATTGGTCCGCGGTGGCGGCCGCGACCGAGCATGATCTCAGCCCTCGCACTCCGGTGGCGGTTCTCAGCGGAGGCAAGGTGATCGCCGCCAATGCGCCTGCCCGTGCAGCCGGGATCGCTCTGGGCAACAACAAACGCGCGGTCGGGTACCGCTGTCCCGAAGCACACGTGATGGCCTGGGACGAGGACGCAGACAACAGACACTTCTCCGCAGGAGTCGGAGCGCTCGAGGAACTCGTGGCGCGGTTCACTCTGCTCGCCCCCGGTACGCTCGCCATTCCCCTCGACTCGCTCAAACACGGCTATGCCGACGAGCCCACCGCCGTTGAGGCTCTGATCTCCGCGCTCGTGTCGGTCACCGGGTGGGAGTTCTTCCCCGGCATCGCTGACACCGTGTTCGCGGCAGTTCTCGCCGCGGGACAGGCACGCCGGGTCGAACCAGGGCAGACCGAGGAGTTCTTGGCAGCTCAACCGATCAGCACCCTCGAATACGCAGGGGCAGGCGCGACCGAACTCATCGATACCTTCACCCAACTGGGTCTGCGAACCCTGGGGGATCTGGCCGAAATCGACGCGCGGAACGTGAACTCCCGATTCGGGGCACTGGGCAAGCGCGCGCACGATCTGGCCACAGGAACCGAGTGGACGCCTCTGAACGATCATGTCCGGGAGGAACGACTCAATGTCGAGCTCGGTCTGGACACGCCGACCACCCGCAGTGACACTTTGGGGTTTCTGACCCGCCAGCTGGCCGCCGAGCTGCTGACCACAGTGCGCCGCCGAGGGCTCGTATGCACACAGATCACGATCGAGCTCATCGCTGTCTCGGGGCAGTCTTCGAAGCGGACCTGGCGGATCGAGGACATGAACGAGAACACCATCGCCGATCGCCTGCGGTGGCAGGCAGAGGGATGGTTGGCAGGAGCCGCTCGAAAGGGACCGGGCTCATCATCCAAGTCCGGGCCAGCCCCTCAGTCCGGGCCGGCTCGCTCCCGGAAGCACACAGCCTCTGCCCGCAGGGATAGGGAGACACCGGTTCCCGACGATCCCGGCCCCGACCCGGAGGACTTCTCCGAGGAGGGCATCATCGCTGTGGGCCTCGTGGCCGCGGAGCTGACCACCCCCATCGGTGCGACGAAGAGCCTGTTCGATGAGAACACCGGGCAGGTCACCCACACGCTGGAGCGACTGCAGGGACTGTTCGGTCCCGATTCGGTCCTGGTTCCGGGTCTGCAGGGCGGGTGGGATCCGGCCGAGACGAACCTGTGGACACCGTGGCAGCAAGCGCCATCACCTGTGCGCAGCTCCGGCGCACCCTGGCCAGGGGCACTGCACGCACCCCGACCGACGACGGTCGAACATCTTCCCGTCGACGTGCTCGCCGCGGGAGGCCTGCCGGTGGAAGCTCGTCCCGCAGGCCTGGAATCAACACCGTGTGAGATTCGCTTTCCGACCGGAGCCACCGAGGCGATCGTTGACCATTCGGGCTCCTGGCCCGTCGAATCCGGCTGGTGGGATCCGGCGAAAGCCATCTACCGGACCCGCCTGCAGGTGGTCACCGTCTCGGGGCAGGCGCTGCTGCTGAGCAAAGAGAACGGCCAGTGGCACATCACCGGTCGGTACCGCTGA
- a CDS encoding HNH endonuclease signature motif containing protein: MVENTAADPFADDPDPFADSEILNVLSVDPSDYGKDSRPQARAPRTEPSAGAGAEAETDAGTGLCDLTPEELVADIRRNISCIAFCHARVIALIDEVERRGLWAQWVGVTSLPQWVMHIAAVSAHTAREYVRVMMALREMPKVKESLGEGDVSFSKVREVTRLVGRIPDEEALRLADVSTGSQIGVIARNYLQLSAANETGEVPRFLPSDSVSMRTTEPGRTRITIDLGEDEAAEFSSMLDAARHVLEQQALTDDADSDEQEKQLYEPISQVMCLMEIVHAFSQAKPSGTVDVDRARMLVHASAEVVTRFGACAEATDTATADTTTVDTATAEHETIDIALNGVPAGTPAERKKDLTCRVDGFGGITSATAERLSCEALISGAIKDADGDVLMLGRSKRLVSRRQRLALSARDMGCQFPGCRARRRCDAHHIRPWSQGGATDLDNLILLCRTHHTAVHKYELNISRTSAPFAGTLGGQAAFAFFLPDGSQLLPLEEGKRGRHVFDTARLVDVAEKAVAEADPSTLGGGYGFSLDYCIAWMFEAEWRHARANNAAA; encoded by the coding sequence ATGGTCGAGAACACGGCTGCAGATCCGTTCGCAGACGATCCGGATCCGTTCGCAGATTCAGAGATTCTCAACGTGTTGAGCGTCGATCCCAGTGACTACGGCAAAGACTCGAGACCGCAGGCGCGAGCCCCGCGCACCGAGCCGAGCGCTGGGGCCGGCGCTGAGGCTGAGACCGATGCCGGGACTGGGTTGTGCGATCTCACTCCCGAGGAGCTGGTTGCCGACATTCGACGCAACATCTCGTGCATCGCCTTCTGTCATGCCCGTGTCATTGCACTCATCGATGAGGTCGAACGTCGGGGTCTGTGGGCACAGTGGGTGGGCGTGACATCGTTGCCCCAGTGGGTCATGCACATCGCTGCTGTGAGCGCACACACCGCACGGGAATACGTTCGAGTGATGATGGCACTACGCGAAATGCCGAAGGTGAAGGAGAGCCTGGGGGAGGGAGATGTCAGCTTCTCCAAGGTGCGCGAGGTCACCAGGCTGGTGGGCCGGATCCCCGATGAGGAGGCCTTGCGCCTGGCCGACGTCTCCACCGGAAGCCAGATCGGTGTGATAGCTCGCAACTACCTCCAGCTGTCCGCCGCGAACGAGACCGGTGAGGTTCCCCGATTCCTTCCCAGCGACAGCGTGAGTATGCGAACCACAGAACCCGGACGGACCCGCATCACGATCGACCTGGGCGAGGATGAAGCCGCTGAATTCTCTTCGATGCTCGACGCTGCTCGGCATGTCCTCGAACAGCAGGCACTCACGGATGATGCCGACAGCGACGAGCAGGAGAAGCAGTTGTACGAGCCGATCTCGCAGGTCATGTGCCTGATGGAGATCGTGCATGCGTTTTCGCAGGCGAAGCCATCCGGCACCGTTGACGTCGACCGCGCCCGCATGCTCGTACATGCCTCCGCTGAGGTGGTGACCCGATTCGGTGCCTGTGCCGAAGCCACCGATACTGCAACCGCTGATACTACAACCGTTGATACTGCAACCGCTGAGCACGAGACCATCGATATTGCCCTCAACGGCGTCCCCGCGGGGACGCCTGCGGAGCGGAAGAAGGACCTGACCTGTCGGGTTGACGGCTTCGGAGGCATCACCTCGGCGACGGCAGAACGGCTGAGCTGCGAAGCCCTGATCAGCGGGGCGATCAAGGACGCCGATGGCGACGTGCTCATGCTCGGCCGTTCGAAGAGGCTGGTGAGCAGACGCCAACGCCTGGCGCTGAGCGCGCGGGACATGGGATGCCAGTTCCCCGGCTGTCGTGCCCGCAGGAGATGCGACGCTCACCATATCCGCCCCTGGTCACAGGGAGGAGCGACAGACCTGGACAATCTCATCCTGCTCTGCCGAACACACCACACGGCGGTGCACAAATATGAGTTGAATATCTCACGGACCTCAGCACCCTTCGCCGGAACTCTGGGCGGGCAGGCTGCATTCGCCTTCTTCCTGCCCGACGGTTCGCAGCTGCTTCCGCTCGAGGAAGGGAAGCGAGGGCGGCATGTCTTCGACACGGCACGGCTGGTGGATGTTGCCGAGAAGGCGGTAGCCGAAGCGGATCCGAGCACTCTGGGCGGCGGGTACGGCTTCAGCCTGGACTATTGCATTGCGTGGATGTTCGAAGCGGAATGGCGACACGCCCGGGCGAACAATGCCGCTGCGTAA
- the metX gene encoding homoserine O-acetyltransferase MetX — translation MTTQSTSVERILGFVTESGHTFGTVEVAYETFGRLNFDRSNAVLIEHALTGDTSVTEWWAGVVGPGEAIDTDEYFVVCANSLGGCSGTTGPQSVYDDGLPYGSRFPAVTIRDMARLEHNLGQILGIDSWHAVIGGSMGGARALEFALLDNRKVKKCAIIAAPAFCEADQIAWAMMQERAIELDPDYYSGDYTAVGRFPAQGLGLARQIAHLTYRNDAELNHRFSRRRRSPDYYEVTSYLDHQAKKLTARFDPHSYVVLSRALRDHDVRMGRCHDLATSLADACTDNLVVSVSSDRLFPPAQVELLAQNLPGAVTHHVIESEVGHDGFLTETATVSAALKDFLSA, via the coding sequence ATGACTACCCAGAGCACTTCCGTCGAGCGAATTCTGGGCTTCGTCACAGAATCCGGACACACGTTCGGAACTGTCGAAGTCGCCTACGAAACCTTCGGCAGACTCAACTTCGACCGCAGCAATGCGGTCCTGATCGAACACGCCCTGACCGGCGACACCAGCGTCACCGAATGGTGGGCAGGAGTCGTCGGTCCGGGCGAGGCGATCGACACGGACGAATACTTCGTGGTGTGTGCGAATTCGCTCGGTGGGTGCTCGGGAACCACGGGACCACAGTCTGTCTATGACGACGGACTGCCCTACGGATCCAGATTCCCTGCGGTCACCATCCGCGATATGGCCCGCTTAGAACACAATCTCGGGCAGATACTCGGGATCGATTCGTGGCATGCCGTCATCGGCGGGTCAATGGGCGGAGCCAGAGCCCTCGAATTCGCCCTGCTCGACAACCGCAAGGTGAAGAAGTGCGCGATCATCGCCGCACCAGCTTTCTGTGAAGCCGATCAGATCGCCTGGGCGATGATGCAGGAACGTGCGATCGAACTCGACCCCGACTACTACTCCGGTGACTACACAGCGGTCGGCCGTTTCCCTGCCCAAGGTCTCGGCCTGGCCCGCCAGATCGCCCACCTGACCTACCGCAACGATGCGGAGCTCAACCATCGCTTCTCCAGGCGACGCAGATCGCCTGACTACTACGAGGTCACCTCATACCTCGACCACCAGGCGAAGAAGCTCACCGCCCGGTTCGACCCACACAGTTATGTCGTGCTCTCCCGCGCTCTGCGCGATCACGACGTGCGCATGGGCCGCTGCCACGACCTGGCGACTTCATTGGCCGATGCCTGCACCGACAACCTCGTCGTCTCGGTCTCCTCAGATCGGCTGTTCCCGCCCGCACAAGTGGAACTTCTCGCCCAGAATCTGCCTGGAGCGGTGACCCATCACGTCATCGAATCCGAGGTCGGTCACGACGGTTTCCTCACGGAGACTGCAACAGTCTCAGCGGCGCTGAAGGACTTCCTCAGCGCCTGA
- a CDS encoding error-prone DNA polymerase, whose product MGFSNPRTPWSQLAQRLEGKQTSGKQVTDRQSVDKHADGSDAPAFSRPDRHQMSVGPGGSDGAGRYSGPGQGPILRTSTVEWAELHAHSQFSFLDGASDPEELVAAGAAAGLTSLALTDHNGLYGAVRFAHAAAEVGLPTVFGAELSVGLEEKIPGQTDPDATHLVVLARGVEGYHRLSTAITEANLAGEKNRPAFGLEELAAMSGDWTILTGCRKGPLRRALNDPDGGLGALRELIARFGRERIAVELSRDGTPDDDERLRHLGELAQRAHVPVVASNGVHFATRAQWKSAQVRASVRSRLSLDELAGWLPATANARIHTGEEMAARFPRQALENAVAIGKECSFVLNSARPDLPRAPMPDARGAEEYLRELIEDRGARRYGSRAANPKAWAQLDREMNMIATLGFCGYFLIVYDITEFCHRVSIFCQGRGSAANSAVCYVLDITAVDAVKHELLFDRFLSPDRKGYPDIDIDIESGRREEVIQYVYDHFGRERAAQVANVITYRAKSAIRDAAFSLGYEPGQQDAFSKASNRWSTLPEASDSPVPAPVLTIAGDLLGSPRHLGIHSGGMILADRPIGEVVPIEKATMGHRTVVQWDKDDCAAMDLVKFDLLGLGMLTALHEMVDLVHRHTGELIERAHIDDEDEDVYKMLQKADAVGVFQVESRAQLATLPRLRPETFYDLAVQVALIRPGPIQGGSVHPYIRRRQGLDEVEYLHPLLQKSLAKTYGVPLFQEQLMQMAIDVGGFTGADADQLRQAMGSRRSEKRMNELAQKFQAGAAAKGVDEETAESIFSTIAAFANYGFPESHAISFANLVYQSAWFKYHHHAAFTVGLLRSQPMGFYSPQSLVADARRHGVRILPVDIRHSMAGTDLERLETDGIGTSGEFGIRLGLDSVAHVGSFAEVIVTERARAPFASVADLAERTGIGKQALEGLATAGALSSFDLDRRQALWLAGGVAGAHPGVLPGTATISSAPSLPTMDAFDTTLAELFSTGITVDGYPTEILRASLIERGYASTADAAAAADGTRMTVAAIVTHRQRPGTASGITFINLEDEFGMLNVVATPGLMKRFRPIATSRNALVVTGLIQRGGEVVSLYAHKLIPLEVQLPTKARNFR is encoded by the coding sequence ATGGGCTTTTCGAATCCGCGCACCCCCTGGTCCCAGCTGGCCCAGCGGCTGGAGGGCAAGCAGACCAGCGGCAAGCAGGTCACCGACAGGCAATCGGTCGACAAACATGCCGATGGATCCGACGCGCCTGCCTTCTCCCGTCCCGACCGTCATCAGATGTCGGTGGGACCCGGCGGTTCCGATGGCGCTGGCCGGTATTCGGGGCCGGGCCAGGGACCCATTCTGCGCACCTCCACCGTCGAATGGGCCGAGCTGCATGCACACTCCCAGTTCAGTTTCCTCGATGGGGCCTCCGACCCGGAGGAGCTCGTGGCCGCAGGCGCCGCCGCAGGGCTGACATCCTTAGCGCTGACCGATCACAATGGTCTCTATGGTGCGGTGCGATTCGCCCATGCCGCCGCCGAGGTGGGCCTGCCCACCGTCTTCGGCGCGGAGCTGTCCGTGGGGTTGGAGGAGAAGATCCCCGGCCAGACCGATCCCGATGCCACCCACCTTGTGGTCCTTGCCCGCGGAGTCGAGGGATACCACCGACTGTCGACGGCCATCACCGAGGCCAACCTGGCAGGAGAGAAGAACCGGCCGGCGTTCGGTCTCGAAGAGCTGGCCGCGATGAGCGGGGACTGGACGATCCTCACCGGCTGCCGCAAAGGCCCTCTGCGCCGAGCTCTGAATGATCCAGACGGTGGACTCGGAGCCCTGCGCGAACTCATCGCCCGCTTCGGGCGCGAGCGGATCGCGGTCGAACTCAGCCGGGACGGAACCCCAGACGACGACGAACGGCTGCGCCACCTCGGCGAGCTTGCACAGCGGGCTCATGTGCCGGTCGTGGCCAGCAACGGTGTGCACTTCGCTACCCGGGCGCAATGGAAGTCAGCGCAGGTGAGGGCATCGGTGAGGTCTCGGCTGTCCCTCGACGAGCTGGCCGGGTGGCTGCCGGCGACGGCGAATGCCCGGATCCATACGGGCGAGGAGATGGCCGCACGCTTCCCCCGGCAGGCGTTGGAGAACGCCGTGGCCATCGGGAAGGAATGCTCCTTCGTCCTGAACTCGGCCCGCCCGGACCTGCCGCGTGCCCCGATGCCCGATGCCCGTGGGGCCGAAGAGTATCTGCGTGAGCTGATTGAAGACCGCGGCGCCAGGCGCTACGGATCCAGGGCTGCAAACCCGAAGGCATGGGCACAGCTTGATCGGGAGATGAACATGATCGCGACGCTGGGGTTCTGTGGATACTTCCTCATCGTCTACGACATCACCGAGTTCTGCCATCGAGTGAGCATCTTCTGCCAGGGGAGAGGCTCGGCGGCGAACTCCGCAGTCTGCTATGTCCTCGACATCACCGCCGTCGACGCGGTCAAGCACGAACTCCTCTTCGACCGCTTCCTGTCACCGGATCGCAAGGGCTATCCGGATATCGACATCGACATCGAATCGGGCAGGCGGGAGGAAGTCATCCAATATGTCTATGATCATTTCGGCCGTGAACGCGCCGCTCAGGTCGCGAACGTCATCACCTACCGGGCGAAGTCAGCGATCCGGGACGCGGCCTTCAGTCTGGGCTACGAACCGGGCCAGCAGGATGCGTTCTCAAAGGCCAGCAACCGTTGGTCGACCCTGCCCGAGGCCTCCGATTCCCCGGTCCCGGCCCCGGTGCTCACGATCGCCGGCGACCTCCTCGGCTCACCCCGTCACCTGGGCATCCACTCGGGCGGCATGATCCTCGCTGATCGTCCCATCGGTGAGGTCGTTCCGATCGAGAAGGCCACGATGGGCCATCGCACCGTTGTCCAATGGGACAAAGACGACTGTGCCGCCATGGACCTGGTGAAGTTCGACCTGCTGGGACTGGGCATGCTCACCGCACTCCACGAGATGGTCGACCTGGTCCACAGGCACACGGGCGAGCTCATCGAACGCGCCCATATCGATGACGAGGACGAGGACGTCTACAAGATGCTGCAGAAGGCCGATGCGGTGGGTGTGTTCCAGGTCGAATCGCGGGCTCAGCTGGCGACCCTTCCCAGGCTGCGTCCGGAAACGTTCTACGACCTCGCCGTCCAGGTTGCACTGATCAGACCCGGCCCCATCCAGGGCGGTTCCGTCCACCCCTATATCCGCAGACGACAGGGCCTTGACGAGGTCGAATACCTCCACCCTCTGCTGCAGAAGTCCCTGGCCAAGACCTACGGGGTGCCGCTGTTCCAAGAGCAGCTCATGCAGATGGCCATCGACGTCGGCGGTTTCACCGGTGCCGATGCCGATCAGCTGCGCCAGGCCATGGGGTCGCGGCGATCAGAGAAGCGGATGAACGAACTGGCGCAGAAGTTCCAGGCCGGTGCCGCAGCCAAAGGAGTCGACGAGGAGACGGCGGAGTCCATCTTCTCCACGATTGCCGCGTTCGCCAACTACGGGTTCCCCGAATCTCATGCGATCAGCTTCGCGAACCTCGTCTACCAGTCGGCCTGGTTCAAATACCACCATCATGCGGCGTTCACTGTGGGCCTGCTGCGCAGTCAGCCGATGGGCTTCTACTCGCCGCAGTCACTCGTCGCCGACGCCCGCCGGCACGGTGTGAGAATCCTACCCGTGGACATCCGCCATTCGATGGCCGGCACCGACCTGGAACGCCTCGAAACCGATGGCATCGGAACCTCGGGCGAGTTCGGGATCCGATTGGGTCTCGACTCGGTGGCTCATGTCGGTTCTTTTGCCGAGGTGATCGTGACCGAACGCGCGAGGGCACCATTCGCCTCGGTGGCAGACCTGGCAGAGAGGACCGGCATCGGAAAGCAGGCACTCGAAGGGCTGGCAACCGCGGGAGCATTGAGCAGCTTCGACCTCGACCGCAGGCAGGCACTGTGGCTGGCCGGAGGAGTCGCGGGAGCACACCCGGGCGTGCTCCCGGGAACCGCCACGATCTCCTCGGCGCCGAGCCTGCCGACCATGGATGCCTTCGACACGACCCTGGCCGAACTCTTCTCCACCGGGATCACGGTCGACGGGTACCCGACCGAGATCCTGCGAGCGTCCCTGATCGAACGGGGCTATGCCTCGACAGCGGATGCCGCGGCGGCTGCGGACGGGACCCGGATGACGGTGGCCGCCATCGTCACACACCGACAGCGCCCGGGCACGGCCTCGGGGATCACATTCATCAACCTCGAGGACGAATTCGGGATGCTCAACGTCGTGGCCACGCCCGGGCTGATGAAGCGGTTCCGGCCGATCGCGACCTCGCGCAACGCCCTCGTGGTCACCGGGCTGATCCAACGCGGGGGAGAGGTTGTGAGCCTCTACGCCCACAAGCTCATCCCGCTCGAGGTGCAGCTGCCGACCAAGGCCCGCAACTTCCGGTGA
- a CDS encoding porin, translating into MSAVPLVEQLSREMGISTATALFDGPAPRTVDPVLAPMFRRGGLPRGEIVTLTGGQSLSCALAAIAVATQEQKWCAGIGLGEPAVSSIADLGVDLDHFVNLVTPAEDWLRVASILIESFDVLVIDPGFLPSAGERARLLAKVRERKISIISLTSMPGSTEQIEITDTQWSGTEHGHGRLRSCLVQARSQTGVNRFLLPGPEGTPAEVPAPAPAEGVFERPVIRSVS; encoded by the coding sequence ATGTCTGCAGTGCCACTCGTTGAACAGCTCAGCCGGGAGATGGGTATCTCCACGGCCACCGCTCTGTTCGACGGGCCTGCCCCCCGCACCGTGGATCCGGTGCTGGCGCCGATGTTCCGCCGCGGCGGTCTTCCCCGAGGCGAGATCGTGACCCTGACCGGGGGGCAGTCCTTGAGCTGCGCCCTCGCTGCCATCGCCGTCGCAACCCAGGAACAGAAATGGTGTGCCGGCATCGGACTCGGCGAACCGGCCGTGTCATCCATTGCCGATCTGGGTGTTGACCTCGACCATTTCGTCAACCTCGTGACCCCGGCCGAGGACTGGCTGCGGGTGGCCTCCATCCTCATCGAATCCTTCGACGTCCTCGTTATCGATCCGGGATTCCTGCCCAGTGCTGGGGAGCGCGCCCGGCTGCTGGCGAAGGTGCGCGAACGCAAGATCAGCATCATCAGTCTGACGTCGATGCCCGGAAGCACGGAGCAGATTGAGATCACCGACACGCAGTGGTCGGGCACGGAACACGGCCATGGACGTCTCCGCTCCTGCCTCGTGCAGGCCCGATCGCAGACCGGCGTCAACCGGTTCCTGTTGCCTGGACCGGAAGGGACTCCCGCCGAGGTGCCAGCACCCGCCCCGGCTGAGGGTGTATTCGAACGGCCGGTGATCCGCAGTGTCAGCTGA
- a CDS encoding O-acetylhomoserine aminocarboxypropyltransferase/cysteine synthase family protein, producing MTQSFETRQIHAGQTPDPTTGSRALPIHQTTSFVFDSNETAANRFALTELGPIYTRITNPTTEVVENRIADLEGGVHAVLTASGQSAALLAITNVAEAGDHIVASSSLYGGTYNLLHVTLRKLGIETTFVDVDDLDAWKNATQENTKLFFAEVVSNPRSDVLDIAAVADIAHEAGVPLFTDNTLATPYLVRPIEHGADVVLHSATKYLGGHGTSIAGVVVDSGNFDYGTRPEKFPGFNTPDESYNGLVYARDLGADSPFGANVSFGLKARVQGLRDLGPAASPFNAFLIAQGLETLSLRIDRHVENANKVASYLENHEQVSRVAFAGLESSPWRDKAKKYLPNGVGSVLSFDIAGGFDAAVAFVDALELHSHVANIGDVRSLVIHPASTTHSQLGEDAQAAAGVNPALVRLSVGLEGSADIIADIDKGFAAAAANASAAA from the coding sequence ATGACCCAGTCATTCGAAACTCGTCAGATCCATGCTGGTCAGACACCGGACCCGACCACCGGCTCCCGTGCGCTGCCCATCCACCAGACCACCTCCTTCGTCTTCGACAGCAATGAGACGGCAGCGAACCGCTTCGCACTCACCGAGCTCGGTCCCATCTACACCCGCATCACCAACCCGACCACAGAGGTCGTGGAGAACCGCATCGCCGACCTCGAAGGCGGAGTCCACGCCGTGCTCACCGCATCTGGACAGTCAGCAGCCCTGCTGGCGATTACGAACGTCGCCGAAGCCGGTGACCACATCGTCGCCAGTTCCAGTCTCTACGGCGGAACCTACAACCTGCTTCACGTGACCCTGCGCAAACTCGGCATCGAGACCACGTTCGTCGACGTCGACGACCTCGATGCTTGGAAGAACGCGACACAGGAGAACACGAAGCTCTTCTTCGCCGAGGTCGTCTCCAACCCCCGCTCCGATGTCCTCGACATTGCAGCTGTGGCTGACATCGCTCACGAGGCCGGTGTTCCGCTCTTCACCGACAACACCCTGGCCACCCCCTACCTGGTGCGCCCGATCGAGCACGGTGCCGACGTCGTTCTCCACTCGGCCACGAAGTACCTCGGCGGACATGGCACCTCGATCGCCGGTGTCGTCGTCGACAGCGGAAACTTCGACTACGGCACGCGGCCGGAGAAGTTCCCCGGCTTCAACACCCCGGATGAGTCCTACAACGGTCTGGTCTACGCTCGCGACCTCGGCGCGGATTCGCCGTTCGGCGCGAACGTCTCCTTCGGTCTCAAGGCCCGCGTGCAGGGCCTGCGTGACCTCGGACCAGCCGCCAGCCCGTTCAATGCGTTCCTCATCGCCCAGGGACTGGAGACTCTGAGCCTGCGCATCGACCGCCATGTCGAGAATGCGAACAAGGTTGCCTCCTACCTTGAGAACCACGAACAGGTCAGCCGCGTCGCCTTCGCCGGACTCGAGTCCAGCCCCTGGCGCGACAAGGCCAAAAAATACCTGCCGAACGGTGTCGGCTCGGTCCTGTCCTTCGACATCGCCGGCGGCTTCGACGCCGCCGTGGCCTTCGTCGATGCACTCGAACTGCACTCACACGTGGCCAACATCGGCGATGTCCGCTCCTTGGTCATCCACCCGGCGTCGACGACTCATTCGCAGCTTGGCGAAGACGCGCAGGCTGCTGCCGGTGTGAACCCGGCACTCGTGCGCTTGTCCGTGGGGCTCGAAGGCAGCGCCGACATCATCGCCGACATCGACAAGGGCTTCGCCGCTGCCGCAGCGAATGCGTCGGCCGCAGCCTGA